TTAAACTTCTAGGGCAGCAGCGCAACGTAACAAACAAAATTCCCTCATATGTAACATAAGGGGCCGTTATATGTGTAACCAGGTGTATGCTCACCTCAGTTCAAGTTAAGCTTTAGAAGTAAAGACAGTGATAACCAAAAGAGTTACACATCTGCCCACTGAGAATATTCTGGGTCTTACAAGGTGCATATTGTAAAGAGCAGCTGGTGTGCTTTTCACCGTGGACTTGTTCagtcccagcagcctcagcatcacaGTCTGTGGACGATTTTGCCGTGTCCGTGGGGAAGGAACGAGGCAGGTAGGGCGAAACCGTGAACGACCGGCACTTTGAGCCTGCCCGTTATCCCTGAGCTTCCCGAGCTTCCGGCACAGGGCCTGTGGGCCTCAGCTCCCCATCTCCGAGAAATGCTGATGGAGGGCAGGGGGGCTGGCTCCGAGGTTCCCAGCCCGCCTGACCTGcgtcttttcccttttctctaaagATGAGGCAGCAGTCCTGGCACGCGTTCTGAGTCCATGAGGTTCCTGGCCGCCTGCTTGGAAGGAGAGGCGTGGGCTGAAGCCCACACAACCCGCGGCCAGTCACACACTTTGCTCAGATTCCAGGCCGGTGACCGAGAGCTTCTTTCTTGCCCTGCTCAGAGACACCCTGGCCCACCGTGCAGGGCCGGACCCTCGGGTGGCACCGGGGCGCTTGGGAGCACAGCGCCACGCGGGGCTAAGGCTCCAGGCCCCTCCGGGCCGGGGCTGGCCCCCTGGGTCAGGTAGCCGTACATCTGCTTGAACTGAAAGCACTCGTATGCAGTAGCCGTTTCACTTGGCGTTGCCGAAGTGCTCACAGGCGGTCGCCCGGCAGCGCTGCGTGGGGGGCTCCTCAGGGACGGGCTCGGGCCGCCGGGCGCTGGCGGCCATGCGCTGGCCGAGGTGCTGGCACTCCAATGCACAGCTCCTGGTTTGCAGCAGGCCAGCATGTTCCTGGCAGGTGGCCCGCGTGCACTTGGACAGGAGGTGCTCTGGGTGGCTCGGGGCAAGTCTCTGTGCTGGCTCGTCCTCTGGgtggagagagcagagagaacCACTGTCACATTCATTGTTCAGGGACCACACGGTGCCATCTCATCCGACGGTGTGGGTTCTACAAAGGGCTGGGTGTGGTGAAGGGCACCTGCCTGACCAAGCGGACAGGGGGCGGTCTATGGACGGGAGCCTCCAAGGACCTTTCCTCCCCATCCCAAGAAAACAGATCTGGCCCCAGGGAGGCCCCGGTGGAACCACCATCCCTAACACGGAGGCCGCCAAAGGCTGGCCCGGCTCGCTTCCGTCTGGATTAATACTAAGGTGCCCTCATTTAGACAGATTCCCTACCACCCTCCAACCAGTAGGAGAGGCATCTATCCATGaatgtttgcttttcttataTGCCAGTAAGTGGAGGCACCTGGGATGTTCTGCCTTTTCCTTCTATCTCATAATAAGGGGATTACTTAAGAAAGTCTGCACTTCTGCTACAAATCCAAGAAGTCTCTGATCGCCGTTTGGCTTTTCGGAGGCTTTAACGGGTTTTATTCCACGGCTGGTTTTATTTGCTTCTTAAAATGACCCTAAAGTAAACTTAGGCCATGAAAATCAATAGGAACTGCTGTGCTTCCAGCCCTGGGGGCCAGGCTGACTTTTCCCCTGGTTTTTCCCTGGAGCTCAGCAGGGAGGAAAGTCTGCTGATCGCTCTGGCAAGGAGGCGGGGCCCACAGGAGAGGGGGGCGTCCCTCAAGATGTCTCACCAGCTGCTCTTCAGTCCTTTTCGCTTCATGAAATCTCTGGTTCTGAGCTTCGATGAAACACTTCTGACAGTATCCTTCGAACACACTGCTTCCGAGGGCGCCGCATTCCCTGCCCAGGCAGGGGACAGTGTTCTGGAACCTGGAGGCCGTGGGGCTGGCTTTCCCTGAGGCAGGGACAAAATCTACAAGAGAGCAGAGGCTCATCAGTAACACGTACGGTTCACCAAGTGGACAGATGCTGACATCAAGGAAACAGACAGGTTCCTAATACAGATTAGACCAGCTGCGCTCTACCTACGAGAGCAACCTTTCAGAAACCTAGCAAAATAACCAACagaaataatactgtaataaaaaCGTCTTTGACTTTACAGATCTCTCCCTTTGGAACAGGCCTCACTGGTCGGTCACAGGAACAGAACAAGCAGAGACATTAGGTGCCCATCCTTCTTTCAAATTTGAGATTTCAAAAACCACAAATGGACTCTTACGACATCAGTGAAGGCCGCTCTCTTTCCAGCTACCACtcaccaggtttttttttttttttttttttttttatgcgttacgcgggcctctcactgttgtggcctctcccgttgcggaggacaggctccggacgcgcaggctcagcggccatggctcacgggcccagccgctccgcggcatgtgggatcctcccagaccggggcacgaacccgtgtcccctgcatcggcaggcggactctcaaccactgcgccaccagggaagccccactcaccAGGTTTTGAATTTTCTCTAGTATGCCAGAGTTTCAAAAGAAGTCTCGTCTAAATTCTACCTTACAAACACGACACCACATGACCTGATAAAAACGAATTCTCTGAACTCTACCCACAGGGCTCTTGTGGGTTGTGGAACATGCCGTTCTGTGCTTTTGCTTCCAGGTGTGCCGGCAGAGCCACTGTGACTGTCCCCCCAACGCAAAGCACACTCAACGCCACAGCCCTTTCTTGAAGGGGCTCCCTTCTTGAATTTCAGGGGCAAACTGCCTTCTacgagggtttttttttttttgcggtacgcaggcctctcactgttgcggcgtctcccgttgtggagcacaggctctggatgcgcaggctcagcggccatggctcacgggcccagccgctccgtggcacgtgggatcctcccggaccggggcacgaacccgtgtcccctgcatcggcaggcggactcccaaccaccccgccaccagggaagccctacgagGGGTTTTGAAACAGGGGTGAAACCCATCCTCTCACTCACGTTTATTTTCTCTGTACTCGATGAAACACAGCGTGCAGAAGCCTTTGTTCTCTGGAGTCCCAAAGTACATGCAGCCCGCTTTCCTGCACTTGCTTGTCCCTTTCCTGTCCCCTGGAGTCCGTGCGGCCGAGGAGCGGTGGCCAGAGGGAGCCTCGGGCCCGGCTCTGCGGCAGGCGTGCGGGGAGAGGCTCTGTGCGAGCTGTGAGGGGTCAGACTTGGAGCGCTGGTGGCAGGAGAGGGGGCTGCTCGAGCTGAGGTTCGGGGCGGGCTCGGCTGTAGTCCTTTTAAAGCAAGCACTGCAGATCCCATTAAACGTCCTGGTGACGTCCTGGAGGCAGGCTCGGCACTTGCCAGGGTCGAGATGCTGCGCAGGGTCCGAGGGGTGGCCCGCGAGAAGCTGCCGGGCGTTGTGGCATCGCTCGCAGAAGCCATTGTGCTGCACGTTGAGGGTGAAAGGGCAGCCGGGGCTCCTACACTTCATGGCCGTGGTCTCGCTGAACAGGAAGAGGCTGGGTGCTGTCGGAGGGGCTGAGTGGGGACCCCCGGTGGGCTCCTCGGGGCTCCAGGCCTCCCCCCGGGAGGCCCCGAGCACCAGGCGGGGCAGCGCTTCAGGGCCCGGCTTGGAGTTGGGCTTTGGGgctttggtttgtttcttttgccgCCTCTCCGAGCACTCGTGGCACAAAGGTTGGGTGTTCACGGACATGAAGAAAGGGCAGTTGGGCGTTTCGCATTTGATGTCCATGAGAGAAAGCTGGGGGACGGAAGGTTCCAAAGGATTCTGGGGGTGCGTGTCTCTCCGCCCCTGCTCATTGTTTTCCTGCCACTTCTTGTACTCGTGCTGGACAAGTTCAAAGTAATCATCTACCAGGTTTATTTCTTTGGGTAAGTTAGCTTCATCCAACCTAAAGAccgaaaggaaagaaaacatgagactacacacatacacacacacacacacacacacacacacacacacacaactttacACCAGTAGATCATAgagcaaacttttaaaatgtggacTGTGGTAATAACTTCATAACCATTCACTGAAATGCAGCCTATGATGAAGACTTTGCACCTCTAACGTAACACAGTCCAATACTGTTGAGAAGACGTCATTATTTCGAGAATCAgtcttatttaattaattttggtcCAGCCCAAATTATAGATAATTCTAAAGAAAGGGCTACTCAGGGGCTGCTTCTACACTTAATTACCCTCTTCCTCTTTGAAAAAGTCACTTTTACTTTCTAACTTCTCAGAGACCAAATTTCTAGTGAAATGTTATTCAAGGTATTCATTTGGGATGAGCTTACTTTATAGTACAAACTACCTTGTAAtgtgttctgtatttttctttatcaatttacttaattaattttaaatgtgcacCTGGTCTCTATTAGCGGTAACCGCCACGAGCAGTAACTAAGAGGCAGACACACCATCAGGTGTTACATACTGACTTCTGACTCTGTAACTTGTTCATCTCCACTTTGAGAAACCGATTCTCTTAGGCCTCCTCGGTCTTGTGCATTTCAAAGTTCTAGGAAATGGGCATCTCTTTATCATCAAGCCAGTGTTTACAATTTTGATACCTGTACAACCTGTACTCTGggtctctcctccccaccccatgcgGCCAAGCCACGTGCCTGCCACATAAACACATTCTACAGCCCAGTCTGCGTCTGGTGTGTCTGCCTTACCCAGAAGCCAGGAGAATGAGTGTTCTGTCTCTAAGAATTTTCGCTTGCTAGTCTAGCACTagggcacttaaaaaaaaaaacaaaaaacccatccTCGATGTGAACGCACTTTTTAAAGCCACAGGGCTGACACTCAGCATCCAGatatgcagaaaaatcattttggaTAAATTACTTGTTCCCATTTGAAACCCAAGTTAGTGCTACCTGAAGTGATTGTCTCTGACTCACACACAAGCCCCTAAACTTGTTTCACGCTGGAGGAAACCAGCTTCAAATAACTTTACTGTTGGTCTTTAGGGTAGCAGCAGCTTAAAGATGACAAAGCAAGAGCGAAAAACA
The genomic region above belongs to Phocoena sinus isolate mPhoSin1 chromosome 12, mPhoSin1.pri, whole genome shotgun sequence and contains:
- the TNFAIP3 gene encoding tumor necrosis factor alpha-induced protein 3, with translation MAEQLLPLALYLSNMRKAVKIRERTPEDIFKPTNGIIHHFKSMHRYTLEMFRTCQFCPQFREIIHNALIDRNIQASLESQKKLNWCREVRKLVALKTNGDGNCLMHAASQYMWGVQDTDLVLRKALFSTLKETDTRNFKFRWQLESLKSQEFVETGLCYDTRNWTDEWDSLVKMASTDIPVARSGLQYNSLEEIHIFVLCNILRRPIIVISDKMLRSLESGSNFAPLKVGGIYLPLHWPAQECYRYPIILGYDSQHFVPLVTMKDSGPEIRAVPLVNRERGRFEDLKVHFLTDPENEMKEKLLKEYLMVIEIPVQGWDHGTTHLINAAKLDEANLPKEINLVDDYFELVQHEYKKWQENNEQGRRDTHPQNPLEPSVPQLSLMDIKCETPNCPFFMSVNTQPLCHECSERRQKKQTKAPKPNSKPGPEALPRLVLGASRGEAWSPEEPTGGPHSAPPTAPSLFLFSETTAMKCRSPGCPFTLNVQHNGFCERCHNARQLLAGHPSDPAQHLDPGKCRACLQDVTRTFNGICSACFKRTTAEPAPNLSSSSPLSCHQRSKSDPSQLAQSLSPHACRRAGPEAPSGHRSSAARTPGDRKGTSKCRKAGCMYFGTPENKGFCTLCFIEYRENKHFVPASGKASPTASRFQNTVPCLGRECGALGSSVFEGYCQKCFIEAQNQRFHEAKRTEEQLRTSQHRDLPRATQSTSCPSARGPPARNMLACCKPGAVHWSASTSASAWPPAPGGPSPSLRSPPRSAAGRPPVSTSATPSETATAYECFQFKQMYGYLTQGASPGPEGPGALAPRGAVLPSAPVPPEGPALHGGPGCL